Proteins encoded in a region of the Pseudomonas syringae KCTC 12500 genome:
- a CDS encoding transglutaminase TgpA family protein: MNDKVKAVPAAPIPRVSLTWLLVAQALVVLPFALHVPVSIMILWLGCTVWRVQAFRMRVRLPGTWVKSGLLVGTAGGVYLARGSLVGLDAGAALLVAAFVLKMLEMNNRRDARVLIFLGFFCVAVGYLFEDNLLWALFSLLPVSALLAALIGLQHTDLAGRSVDTLKLAFKLMAQALPLMLLLFLFFPRLDPLWSLPQPSNKGVTGLSDNMAPGDMAELSKSPALVFRASFEGPIPARNQLYWRGLTLEQFDGRRWSQSARAQTVQIAQWEKRGEPLAYSVVMEASGRPWLPSLDVAETTLPDVRQMSDFRLQRRRPVEQSLLYAVNSWPQSVRDPLSSEQIQRQDLQLPAKGNDQARQWADELRRRYTTADAMVAAMLSYFSDQPFHYTLKPVPLGNDSIDEFLFASRQGFCAHYAGAMTFVLRAAGIPARVVAGYQGGELNPDGQYLTVRQFDAHAWVEYWQPGVGWRRVDPTAAVAPQRIEQGLEQALAADEAFLQDSPYSALRYRNVPWVNALRLSWDNLNYGWQRWVLGYQGQQQLQILGRWFSGFQAPVFVLGSLFSLGLVALWLFKPWQRESDSQLRVFNAFERLLARHGLRRMPGEGADAFCRRAVLYFPQHAEAIEGFIREFQAQRYAGRLASASRLRQALSTLRRGLPWRLSAVRDRHS, encoded by the coding sequence ATGAACGACAAGGTTAAGGCAGTTCCCGCCGCGCCCATTCCGCGTGTCAGCCTGACCTGGCTGCTGGTGGCGCAGGCACTGGTGGTGTTGCCGTTCGCGCTGCATGTCCCGGTGTCGATCATGATTCTCTGGCTGGGCTGCACGGTGTGGCGCGTTCAAGCGTTCCGCATGCGCGTGCGACTGCCTGGCACCTGGGTCAAGTCCGGGCTGCTGGTGGGCACCGCAGGTGGCGTGTATCTGGCGCGCGGCAGCCTGGTCGGGCTGGACGCCGGGGCTGCATTACTGGTGGCGGCATTCGTTCTGAAAATGCTGGAAATGAACAATCGCCGTGACGCGCGTGTGCTGATTTTTCTTGGTTTCTTCTGCGTGGCGGTCGGCTATCTGTTCGAAGACAACCTGCTGTGGGCGCTCTTCAGTCTGCTGCCGGTCAGCGCGCTGCTGGCTGCGTTGATCGGCCTGCAACACACGGACCTGGCCGGCAGGTCGGTCGATACGCTCAAGCTGGCGTTCAAGCTGATGGCGCAGGCACTGCCGTTGATGCTCCTGCTGTTTCTGTTCTTTCCGCGTCTGGACCCACTCTGGTCGCTGCCGCAGCCGAGCAACAAAGGCGTCACCGGCCTGTCGGACAACATGGCACCCGGCGACATGGCCGAGCTGAGCAAATCACCTGCGCTGGTGTTCCGCGCCAGTTTCGAAGGGCCGATCCCGGCGCGCAACCAGCTGTACTGGCGTGGTCTGACCCTTGAGCAGTTCGATGGACGTCGCTGGTCGCAGTCGGCACGTGCCCAGACCGTACAGATTGCGCAGTGGGAGAAACGCGGTGAGCCGCTGGCCTACAGCGTTGTCATGGAAGCCAGCGGCCGGCCGTGGCTGCCGAGCCTCGACGTGGCAGAAACCACGTTGCCGGATGTGCGGCAGATGAGCGACTTCCGCCTGCAGCGCAGACGCCCCGTCGAGCAGTCGCTGCTGTACGCCGTCAACTCATGGCCGCAAAGCGTCCGGGATCCGCTGTCCAGCGAGCAGATCCAGCGTCAGGACCTGCAATTACCTGCCAAGGGCAATGATCAGGCGCGGCAATGGGCCGATGAACTGCGCCGCCGCTACACTACTGCGGACGCCATGGTCGCGGCGATGCTCAGTTACTTCAGCGATCAGCCGTTTCACTACACCCTCAAGCCGGTGCCACTGGGCAATGACAGCATCGATGAGTTCCTGTTTGCCAGTCGTCAGGGGTTTTGTGCCCACTATGCCGGTGCCATGACCTTTGTCCTGCGCGCGGCGGGCATCCCGGCGCGGGTGGTGGCCGGGTATCAGGGTGGCGAACTGAACCCCGATGGGCAGTACCTGACGGTTCGCCAGTTCGACGCGCATGCCTGGGTGGAATACTGGCAGCCGGGCGTGGGCTGGCGCCGCGTCGACCCGACTGCAGCGGTGGCGCCGCAACGTATCGAGCAAGGCCTGGAGCAGGCGCTGGCGGCGGACGAAGCGTTTCTGCAGGACTCGCCCTATTCAGCGTTACGCTACCGCAACGTGCCTTGGGTCAACGCCCTGCGCCTCAGTTGGGATAACCTCAATTACGGCTGGCAGCGCTGGGTGCTGGGCTATCAGGGACAACAGCAGTTACAAATTCTCGGTCGCTGGTTTTCAGGCTTCCAGGCGCCGGTTTTTGTCCTGGGAAGCCTGTTTTCACTGGGCCTGGTCGCGTTATGGCTGTTCAAACCCTGGCAACGCGAAAGCGACTCGCAACTGCGTGTGTTCAACGCATTTGAACGCTTGCTCGCCCGCCATGGTCTGCGTCGTATGCCGGGTGAAGGCGCTGACGCATTCTGCCGCAGGGCGGTGCTCTACTTTCCGCAGCATGCCGAGGCCATTGAAGGTTTCATCCGCGAATTTCAAGCGCAGCGCTACGCTGGGCGGCTGGCTTCGGCAAGCCGCTTGAGGCAGGCACTGAGCACGTTGCGCCGGGGTTTGCCATGGAGGTTGTCAGCCGTCAGGGACAGGCATTCATGA
- a CDS encoding CHAD domain-containing protein, with protein sequence MSSMVDHLVAEVLALDVKLLACQARLAVSTDSEALHDLRTTVRRLRSVLRPLRENPSAAELEDAAKAVGQLTTPLRDMQVLAGFLEEQGLNEAAFTRNRYLESACPKVASSPELTRLLKLIDRFPELLRLQQRQGMLRGLRKTIEKRMDKQWHKLRVAIAEPGHDRHDLRLLIKRVRYAAEAYPLLSHQPKNMQARLKSAQGELGDWHDHLQWLAQAAEQPDLAPCVPGWQIGIVRAERKAEASLKRLAKACF encoded by the coding sequence ATGTCTTCAATGGTGGATCATCTGGTCGCCGAAGTGCTGGCGCTGGATGTCAAATTGCTCGCGTGTCAGGCACGTCTTGCCGTTTCGACTGACAGCGAAGCGCTGCACGATTTACGTACCACGGTGCGCCGTCTGCGCAGCGTACTGCGGCCCCTGAGGGAAAACCCGAGTGCGGCAGAGCTGGAAGACGCGGCCAAGGCGGTCGGCCAACTGACCACGCCGCTGCGTGATATGCAGGTGCTCGCCGGGTTTCTTGAAGAGCAGGGTTTGAACGAGGCCGCATTCACACGCAACCGCTACCTGGAAAGCGCCTGCCCAAAGGTCGCCAGCTCGCCCGAGTTGACCCGTCTGCTCAAGCTGATTGACCGGTTCCCGGAATTGCTGCGCCTGCAACAGCGTCAAGGCATGTTACGGGGCCTGCGCAAGACCATTGAAAAACGCATGGACAAGCAATGGCACAAGCTGCGTGTGGCCATCGCCGAGCCGGGGCACGATCGGCATGACCTGCGCTTGCTGATCAAGCGCGTGCGATACGCTGCCGAAGCCTATCCGCTACTCAGTCATCAGCCGAAAAACATGCAGGCCCGGCTCAAGTCCGCACAAGGCGAACTGGGCGACTGGCATGATCATCTGCAATGGCTGGCGCAGGCTGCCGAACAACCTGATCTGGCTCCCTGTGTGCCGGGCTGGCAAATCGGCATAGTACGTGCCGAACGTAAGGCCGAAGCCTCGCTCAAACGCTTGGCGAAGGCCTGTTTCTGA
- a CDS encoding acyl-CoA thioesterase translates to MTFSELIDALHRDPRSVTIPAEWSQGRACFGGLMAALTYEAMRAEVPEGRPVRSLAITFVGPAAPGVPIAFEVDILRHGKAVSQVLGRAMQNGQVMTLIQGSFGAPRESMITFSAEAAPVLKPVEQCPELPFASGVMPDYLRFMDIRWALGGMPFSNTRSPAIGGYVRFRGEPHATPMSEAHILALVDTWPPAILPHLDKPAPGSSLTWTIEFVQPQPSLDTLQWCSYRAVIEHARDGYGHTAAALWSPDGELIAISRQTVTVFG, encoded by the coding sequence ATGACCTTTTCTGAACTGATCGATGCGCTGCATCGTGATCCGCGCTCCGTCACGATCCCTGCCGAATGGTCGCAGGGACGTGCCTGCTTTGGCGGACTCATGGCTGCGCTGACCTATGAAGCGATGCGTGCAGAGGTGCCGGAAGGGAGGCCGGTTCGTTCGCTGGCGATCACCTTTGTCGGGCCGGCCGCGCCCGGGGTGCCGATTGCTTTCGAGGTCGACATCCTGCGTCATGGCAAGGCAGTCAGTCAGGTGCTGGGACGCGCCATGCAGAACGGTCAGGTAATGACCCTGATACAAGGCAGCTTCGGTGCCCCTCGGGAATCAATGATCACCTTTTCCGCGGAGGCTGCGCCGGTCCTCAAACCGGTTGAACAATGCCCGGAGTTGCCGTTCGCTAGCGGCGTAATGCCTGACTACCTGCGTTTCATGGACATCCGTTGGGCGTTGGGCGGCATGCCGTTCAGCAATACCCGATCGCCTGCGATAGGCGGCTACGTGCGCTTTCGCGGTGAGCCGCACGCCACGCCCATGAGCGAAGCGCACATTCTGGCGCTCGTGGACACTTGGCCGCCTGCCATATTGCCGCATCTGGACAAGCCGGCCCCCGGCAGTTCACTGACCTGGACCATTGAGTTCGTCCAGCCGCAGCCATCGCTCGATACCCTGCAGTGGTGCAGCTACCGCGCAGTCATCGAGCATGCCCGCGATGGCTATGGTCATACCGCCGCGGCATTGTGGAGCCCCGACGGCGAGCTGATCGCAATCAGTCGCCAGACGGTCACCGTGTTTGGCTGA
- a CDS encoding methyl-accepting chemotaxis protein, whose amino-acid sequence MGSWLGNLSLKYKFWAVNAVAFVTTLLLVLYAMQTEQHARTDASRQAAQAQARLLAAWPVDAALPSSDTLLTYRQGQTPVVDGLALPELADARDWVTLDKPAGDQWLSGAQIITRGAEQRIALLAFTPTFMQILLDRFTHYAMAVFVLMLLMLCASQLLIRFLLSQLNALKDVMLHVEKSGDLAARVPNRSDDEVGQMAKAFNAMQAGYQRVVNTVSQTAGRLDQGAAHLAAGMKEVRQGMLGQQSETDQVATAINEMTATVHHIAQHATATRDQSQTADALAGSGKVVVDRVQVSIAGLSSGVQQTAEMIQRMAEDSQKINGVVSVIHSIAEQTNLLALNAAIEAARAGEMGRGFAVVADEVRNLAKRVQTSTDEITTMVSTLQSGTRDAVDFMQESSYKADECVQQAREAGDALAAIAGAVAQMRESNTQIAVAAQQQSQVAEEMNRAVVSIRDVTERTVIQTVDSASTSDELATLAGELNAAIGQLKL is encoded by the coding sequence ATGGGCTCATGGCTTGGCAACCTGTCACTGAAATATAAGTTCTGGGCCGTCAACGCGGTCGCTTTCGTCACCACCCTGTTGCTGGTGCTGTACGCCATGCAAACTGAACAACACGCGCGCACGGATGCGTCGCGTCAGGCAGCACAAGCGCAGGCGCGCCTGCTCGCCGCCTGGCCCGTCGACGCAGCGCTGCCCTCCAGCGATACATTGCTGACGTACCGCCAAGGTCAGACACCGGTCGTCGATGGCCTTGCGCTGCCGGAACTGGCTGACGCCCGCGACTGGGTGACGCTGGACAAGCCCGCTGGCGATCAATGGCTGAGCGGTGCGCAGATCATCACCCGAGGCGCCGAGCAACGGATTGCGCTACTGGCATTCACCCCGACCTTCATGCAAATCCTGCTGGATCGCTTCACGCACTACGCGATGGCGGTGTTCGTGCTGATGTTATTGATGCTCTGTGCCTCGCAGCTGCTGATTCGCTTTCTGCTCAGCCAGCTCAACGCACTCAAAGACGTGATGCTGCACGTCGAAAAAAGCGGCGATCTGGCGGCCCGTGTTCCCAACCGCAGCGACGATGAAGTCGGGCAGATGGCCAAGGCCTTCAATGCCATGCAGGCCGGTTATCAGCGAGTGGTCAACACCGTTTCGCAAACTGCTGGCCGTCTCGATCAGGGCGCAGCGCATCTGGCGGCGGGCATGAAGGAGGTGCGCCAAGGCATGCTCGGTCAGCAAAGCGAAACCGATCAGGTGGCCACGGCCATCAACGAAATGACGGCCACGGTCCATCACATTGCCCAGCACGCTACAGCCACCCGCGATCAATCGCAGACGGCAGACGCACTGGCGGGCAGCGGCAAAGTAGTGGTCGACCGTGTGCAGGTGTCCATCGCGGGGCTTTCCAGCGGCGTGCAGCAAACGGCGGAAATGATCCAGCGCATGGCCGAAGACAGCCAGAAGATCAACGGCGTGGTCAGCGTCATCCACAGCATTGCCGAACAAACCAATCTGCTCGCCCTCAACGCAGCCATCGAAGCCGCACGCGCCGGGGAAATGGGTCGGGGGTTTGCCGTGGTCGCCGACGAAGTACGCAATCTGGCGAAACGGGTGCAGACCTCCACCGATGAAATCACCACGATGGTCTCGACCCTGCAAAGCGGCACCCGCGATGCCGTGGATTTCATGCAGGAAAGTTCGTACAAAGCCGACGAATGCGTGCAGCAGGCGCGGGAAGCCGGTGATGCGCTGGCGGCGATTGCCGGTGCCGTGGCACAGATGCGCGAAAGCAATACGCAGATCGCCGTCGCGGCCCAGCAGCAAAGTCAGGTCGCCGAGGAGATGAACCGTGCAGTGGTGAGTATCCGCGATGTCACCGAACGCACGGTGATCCAGACAGTTGACTCGGCCAGCACCAGTGACGAGCTGGCTACGCTGGCAGGCGAACTGAATGCCGCCATTGGCCAGCTCAAGCTGTAA
- a CDS encoding TatD family hydrolase, with protein MQLIDIGVNLTNASFASQRQAVLDRAYAAGVEQLVVTGTSVEGSEHALQLCHELDESAQRLFCTAGIHPHSASDWTGDTEKQLHALLRENRVRAVGECGLDYNRDFSPRPQQEKVLEAHLAMAVELQLPVFLHERDANQRLLEILRDYRDRLPAAVVHCFTGERAALFSYLDLDLHIGITGWICDERRGTHLHALVGNIPRGRLMLESDAPYLLPRSLRPKPKNGRNEPAYLPEVLREVALHRGETQEDLARHSTDCARQFFALPVLRDTSENENLQLC; from the coding sequence ATGCAACTCATCGACATCGGCGTCAATCTGACCAACGCAAGCTTCGCCTCGCAGCGACAGGCGGTACTCGACCGCGCCTACGCCGCAGGCGTCGAACAACTGGTGGTGACCGGCACCAGTGTCGAGGGCAGCGAACACGCCTTGCAGCTGTGTCACGAGCTGGATGAAAGCGCGCAACGCCTGTTCTGCACGGCGGGAATCCACCCGCATTCAGCGAGCGATTGGACCGGCGACACCGAGAAACAGTTGCATGCCCTGCTCAGGGAAAATCGCGTTCGCGCCGTGGGTGAATGCGGCCTGGATTACAATCGCGATTTCTCGCCTCGCCCCCAACAGGAAAAGGTCCTCGAGGCGCACCTGGCCATGGCCGTGGAACTGCAATTACCGGTGTTCCTCCACGAGCGCGACGCCAACCAGCGGTTGCTGGAGATTCTGCGCGACTACCGCGACCGCCTGCCCGCGGCAGTCGTGCACTGTTTCACCGGTGAGCGCGCCGCGCTGTTCAGTTACCTGGACCTTGATCTGCATATCGGCATCACCGGCTGGATCTGCGACGAGCGACGCGGCACCCACCTGCACGCACTGGTGGGCAACATCCCTCGCGGCCGGCTGATGCTGGAAAGCGATGCGCCCTACCTGCTGCCACGCAGCCTGCGTCCCAAGCCGAAAAACGGTCGCAACGAGCCGGCTTACCTGCCGGAAGTCTTGCGCGAAGTAGCCTTGCACCGGGGCGAAACGCAGGAAGACCTCGCACGCCACAGCACAGATTGCGCGCGGCAGTTTTTTGCCTTGCCGGTGCTGAGGGACACCTCAGAGAATGAAAATCTGCAGCTTTGTTGA
- a CDS encoding transglycosylase SLT domain-containing protein: MIRSALVSLMCLLPLLPLQVSARQTGPEVVQHTVQVRDLPAIRSSKVLRVLVNQSRNSSGDVKGQEIGVEYHRLQAFEQYLNSHSRAGQKVTIKVIPKAKNQLLTALQRGEGDMIAPGELLDVSDAKGIQASAPIVHDVPLVLVGVRGQRSVRRVDQLSGKTLSLPTGSAADEALHQVNRQLELRKLPLAKIEWVDPSLAVEDVLEMVQAGIYPMTLVEQPIAERWARIMPKLRIERGLTLQTHGDISWFVRDNATQLRASVDDFLKDYKPSAQQDQVFANAYKNTYKVNNPLVRNNLQRLEQLRPMLQRHADAQGMDWLDLAALAFKESKLDPSAKGSGGATGLLQITPSAAKSVGVPSIQSADDNIRAGSRYMALIQRKYFSSKRVNERERMAFVMAAYNLGPERVQGMREEARRRGLNPNQWFFQTERVAMEQGGANVVAFVNSVNKYYLAFDRERDSLEKSGPKPALKR, encoded by the coding sequence ATGATCCGATCCGCGCTTGTGTCTTTGATGTGCCTGTTACCGCTGCTGCCCTTGCAGGTTTCTGCTCGTCAGACCGGTCCCGAGGTCGTGCAGCACACGGTGCAGGTGCGCGATTTACCGGCGATTCGCAGCAGCAAGGTGCTGCGCGTGCTGGTCAATCAGAGCCGTAACAGCTCCGGCGACGTCAAGGGTCAGGAAATCGGCGTCGAATATCATCGCCTGCAAGCCTTCGAGCAGTACCTCAACAGCCACTCCCGTGCGGGGCAGAAGGTCACGATCAAGGTCATCCCCAAGGCCAAGAACCAGCTGCTCACCGCCTTGCAGCGCGGAGAAGGCGACATGATCGCGCCCGGCGAGCTGCTCGATGTCAGCGACGCCAAGGGCATTCAGGCCAGCGCACCGATCGTGCACGACGTGCCTCTGGTGCTGGTCGGCGTTCGCGGTCAGCGCAGTGTGCGCCGTGTGGATCAATTGTCCGGAAAGACCCTGAGCCTGCCCACCGGCAGTGCTGCCGACGAAGCCTTGCATCAGGTCAATCGACAATTGGAGCTGCGCAAGCTGCCTCTGGCAAAAATCGAATGGGTCGACCCCAGTCTGGCCGTCGAGGATGTGCTGGAAATGGTCCAGGCCGGAATCTATCCGATGACGCTGGTCGAGCAGCCGATTGCCGAGCGCTGGGCGCGGATCATGCCCAAACTGCGCATCGAACGCGGCCTGACCTTGCAGACCCACGGTGATATCAGCTGGTTTGTACGTGACAACGCCACCCAGTTGCGGGCCAGTGTCGACGATTTCCTCAAAGACTATAAGCCGTCGGCCCAGCAGGATCAGGTGTTCGCCAACGCGTACAAGAACACCTACAAGGTCAACAACCCGCTAGTGCGCAACAACCTGCAGCGTCTTGAACAACTGCGTCCGATGCTGCAGCGCCATGCCGATGCGCAGGGCATGGACTGGCTTGACCTGGCAGCCCTCGCGTTCAAGGAATCCAAACTCGACCCGTCTGCCAAGGGCAGTGGCGGCGCCACAGGCTTGTTGCAGATCACGCCTTCGGCAGCGAAAAGCGTTGGCGTGCCGAGCATCCAGAGCGCTGACGACAACATCCGAGCCGGTTCGCGCTACATGGCGCTGATCCAGCGCAAGTATTTCTCCAGTAAACGGGTCAACGAACGCGAGCGCATGGCATTCGTGATGGCCGCCTATAACCTGGGACCTGAGCGCGTGCAGGGTATGCGCGAGGAAGCGCGGCGTCGCGGGCTGAATCCGAACCAGTGGTTCTTCCAGACCGAGCGCGTGGCGATGGAGCAGGGCGGTGCCAATGTCGTGGCGTTCGTGAACAGCGTGAACAAGTACTACCTGGCCTTTGATCGCGAGCGCGACTCGCTGGAAAAGAGCGGGCCCAAACCAGCGCTAAAACGCTAA
- a CDS encoding DoxX family protein produces MNTLIKSVLTTRAGYGLTVLRVIVGIAFIAHGSQKLFGAFGGYGLEGTAQYMESLGLTPGYLMALMSGSAEFFGGLGLLLGLLARPAAVVVILLLLVAIFTVHIHNGFFMANNGYEYALALLGGAVAVLIEGAGKLSLDRIIAR; encoded by the coding sequence ATGAACACATTGATCAAGTCGGTCCTCACCACTCGCGCCGGTTACGGCCTGACTGTCCTGCGCGTCATCGTCGGTATCGCGTTCATCGCGCACGGCAGCCAGAAACTGTTCGGCGCCTTCGGTGGTTATGGCCTCGAAGGCACTGCGCAGTACATGGAAAGCCTGGGCCTGACGCCGGGTTACCTGATGGCGCTGATGTCGGGCAGCGCCGAATTCTTTGGTGGCCTGGGCCTGCTGCTGGGGCTGCTGGCTCGTCCCGCTGCGGTCGTGGTGATCCTGCTGTTGCTGGTGGCGATCTTCACCGTGCACATCCACAACGGCTTCTTCATGGCCAACAACGGCTACGAGTACGCGCTGGCACTGCTTGGCGGTGCCGTGGCAGTACTCATCGAAGGTGCAGGCAAGTTGTCGCTGGACCGTATCATCGCCCGATAA
- the greB gene encoding transcription elongation factor GreB, with protein MSTKIITLYGHEALKKELDYLWREHRPDITQKVAWAASLGDRSENADYQYNKKLLREIDRRVRYLRKRLEDMRVVQYSPEQEGRVFFGAWVEIENEAGDLKKFRIVGYDEIYGRNDYISIDSPMARALLKKEVGDEVLVNTPEGEKLWFVNSIDYEK; from the coding sequence TTGAGTACAAAGATCATCACCCTTTACGGGCATGAAGCCCTGAAGAAAGAACTCGACTACCTGTGGCGAGAGCACCGGCCCGACATTACGCAAAAGGTCGCCTGGGCGGCATCGCTCGGGGATCGCAGCGAAAACGCCGATTACCAGTACAACAAGAAGCTGCTGCGTGAGATCGACCGGCGCGTGCGCTATCTGCGCAAGCGCCTCGAAGACATGCGTGTCGTGCAGTATTCCCCGGAGCAGGAAGGGCGGGTGTTCTTCGGTGCCTGGGTCGAGATCGAGAACGAAGCGGGCGATCTCAAGAAATTTCGCATTGTCGGTTATGACGAAATCTATGGGCGCAACGACTACATCTCCATCGACTCGCCCATGGCTCGCGCCTTGCTGAAGAAGGAAGTGGGCGACGAGGTGCTGGTCAATACGCCCGAAGGCGAGAAGCTGTGGTTCGTGAACTCGATTGATTACGAAAAGTGA
- a CDS encoding ABC transporter permease: protein MARLPFARLLSLAVRQLMRDARAGELRVLFFALLVAVAASTAIGYFGARLNGAMLLRATEFLGADLILEGSSPARAEQVEEGKRLQLKHAQIVVFSSVIATDAGIQLSSIKAVDDAYPLRGELKSAADLYQPEQAGSGPQPGEAWVEARLLPAVDLKVGDDLDVGSKTLKLTRILTYEPDRAGNFYSLTPRVMINLQDLAATGVVQPGSRVTYREMWSGPPEALAAYRKAIESGLEPHQEIKDARDGSQQIGGALGKAERYLNMASLVAVLLAGVAVALSASRFAARRFDASALLRCLGLSRGEAMTLFSLQLAIIGLLASLSGALLGWLAQLGLFALLQNLLPATVPPGGVLPALAGMGTGLVALAGFALPPLAALGRVPPLRVLRRDMLPIPASSWLVYGAALLALGLIMWRLSLDLVLTFALLGGGIVAALLLGSLLLLALNSLRRLLSGASLPWRLGLGQLLRYPLAAAGQSLAFGLILLSMGLIALLRGELLDTWQNQLPKDAPNYFVLNVLPADKENFAQTLSKLSTHAAPLYPVVPGRLTSINGEPVSNFVTKDSRGENATRRDLSLTWAAELPEGNTLTAGNWWKALPDSGQSDATPGVSIEDKLADSLKIKLGDRLSFIVGGLTREAVVTSLRDVNWDTFQPNFFMIFQPGTLADLPTTYLTSFYLPPGQDKQIVELSRAYPSISILGVEALLAQVRSILDQVTLAVQFVLLFVLAAGIAVLFSGLQATLDERIRQGALLRALGAERALLIKSRRIEFGLLGAASGVLAALGCELVSFVLYRYAFSLEWQPHPWLLLLPVIGALLVGGAGVFGTRRALNVSPLTVLREG, encoded by the coding sequence ATGGCACGTTTGCCTTTTGCCCGCCTGCTGAGCCTCGCTGTCCGCCAACTGATGCGCGATGCCCGCGCCGGAGAATTGCGGGTGTTGTTCTTCGCCCTTCTGGTCGCCGTGGCGGCGAGCACCGCCATCGGTTATTTCGGCGCCCGTCTGAACGGCGCAATGCTGCTGCGGGCGACCGAGTTCCTGGGTGCCGATCTGATCCTCGAAGGCTCGAGCCCGGCGCGTGCCGAGCAGGTCGAAGAAGGCAAACGCCTGCAACTCAAGCATGCGCAGATCGTGGTCTTTTCCAGCGTGATCGCGACCGACGCCGGTATCCAGCTGTCGAGCATCAAGGCAGTGGACGACGCTTACCCATTGCGCGGCGAACTGAAAAGCGCCGCAGACCTGTACCAGCCGGAACAGGCTGGCAGCGGTCCGCAACCGGGTGAAGCCTGGGTCGAGGCACGCCTGCTTCCTGCGGTCGACCTGAAGGTCGGAGACGACCTCGATGTCGGCTCCAAAACCTTGAAACTGACCCGCATACTGACTTACGAGCCAGACCGGGCAGGCAACTTCTACAGCCTGACCCCGCGCGTGATGATCAACCTGCAGGACCTTGCCGCCACCGGCGTGGTACAGCCGGGCAGCCGGGTCACCTATCGGGAGATGTGGAGCGGCCCGCCGGAGGCACTGGCGGCCTATCGCAAAGCCATCGAGTCGGGTCTTGAGCCGCATCAGGAAATCAAGGACGCCCGCGATGGCAGCCAGCAGATTGGCGGCGCACTGGGCAAGGCCGAACGTTATTTGAATATGGCCAGTCTGGTCGCCGTGTTGCTGGCGGGCGTTGCCGTGGCGCTGTCGGCATCCCGATTCGCAGCAAGGCGCTTCGATGCCAGCGCCCTGCTGCGCTGCCTGGGACTGTCGCGCGGCGAGGCGATGACCCTGTTCAGCCTGCAACTGGCGATCATCGGCTTGCTGGCCAGCCTGAGCGGTGCCTTGCTGGGCTGGCTGGCACAGCTCGGTCTGTTCGCGCTGCTGCAAAATCTGCTTCCGGCGACCGTTCCGCCAGGCGGCGTACTGCCTGCGCTGGCCGGCATGGGCACCGGGCTGGTAGCGCTGGCCGGTTTCGCCCTGCCGCCGCTGGCTGCACTGGGTCGCGTGCCGCCGCTGCGCGTCCTGCGCCGCGACATGCTGCCAATCCCCGCCAGCTCCTGGCTTGTGTATGGCGCAGCGCTGCTCGCGCTGGGCTTGATCATGTGGCGTCTGAGCCTGGATCTGGTCCTGACCTTCGCCCTGCTGGGTGGCGGCATCGTCGCCGCGCTGCTGCTCGGCAGTCTGCTGTTACTGGCGCTCAACAGCCTGCGCCGCCTGCTGTCCGGCGCCTCGCTGCCCTGGCGACTGGGCCTTGGTCAACTGCTACGTTACCCGCTGGCCGCTGCTGGACAATCACTGGCTTTCGGACTGATTCTGCTGTCGATGGGCTTGATCGCGCTGCTGCGCGGTGAGCTGCTCGACACCTGGCAAAATCAGCTGCCCAAGGATGCACCGAACTATTTCGTGCTCAACGTACTGCCAGCCGACAAAGAAAACTTCGCCCAGACGCTGAGCAAGCTGTCCACTCACGCAGCGCCCCTTTACCCGGTGGTGCCAGGACGCCTGACCAGCATCAACGGTGAACCGGTCAGCAACTTCGTGACCAAGGATTCGCGCGGTGAAAATGCCACGCGTCGCGACCTGAGCCTGACCTGGGCCGCCGAGCTTCCCGAGGGCAATACCCTGACTGCCGGCAACTGGTGGAAAGCGTTGCCTGATTCCGGGCAAAGTGATGCCACTCCCGGTGTCTCGATCGAGGACAAACTGGCCGACAGCCTGAAAATCAAACTGGGCGACCGCCTGAGCTTCATCGTCGGCGGACTGACCCGCGAAGCCGTAGTCACCAGCCTCAGGGACGTGAACTGGGATACCTTCCAGCCCAACTTCTTCATGATTTTCCAGCCCGGCACCCTCGCCGACTTGCCGACCACATACCTGACCAGCTTTTACCTGCCACCCGGCCAGGACAAGCAGATCGTCGAGCTGTCGCGCGCCTACCCGTCCATCAGCATTCTGGGTGTAGAGGCCCTGCTCGCGCAGGTACGCAGCATCCTCGATCAGGTGACCCTGGCCGTGCAGTTCGTTCTGCTGTTCGTGCTGGCCGCAGGTATCGCGGTGCTGTTTTCCGGATTGCAGGCCACGCTGGACGAACGCATCCGGCAAGGCGCACTGCTGCGCGCACTGGGCGCAGAGCGAGCGCTGCTGATCAAGTCGCGGCGCATCGAATTCGGTTTGCTGGGGGCTGCCAGTGGCGTACTGGCGGCGTTGGGCTGTGAGCTGGTGAGCTTCGTGCTGTACCGCTACGCCTTTTCGCTGGAATGGCAGCCACATCCATGGCTACTGCTGCTCCCGGTGATCGGCGCCTTGCTGGTCGGTGGTGCGGGTGTATTCGGCACCCGCCGCGCACTGAACGTCAGCCCGCTGACCGTGCTGCGCGAGGGTTGA